A genomic stretch from Flavobacterium nitratireducens includes:
- a CDS encoding carbohydrate kinase family protein gives MNTRIVCFGEILFDVFPSHRKIGGAPLNVAARMASLGIDTQIISRIGDDEAGKELLHFIDKNEINTKNIQIDSSLPTGEVLVQLDEKGSASYTINYPVAWDKIEATSEAQNAVKDADALVFGSLACRDITSYLSLLSLLNVAKYKIFDTNLRPPFYNKELLLDLMEKADFIKFNDDELYEISTYLDSPYHSLEQNIYFIAEKTNTPHICVTKGSHGAVLLYNKQLFYNSGYKITVADTVGAGDSFLAGLLTKLLNRVEPQKAIDFACGLGALVASKVGANPKITEKAIIKFMNI, from the coding sequence ATGAACACAAGAATAGTATGTTTCGGTGAAATTCTTTTTGATGTATTTCCTTCTCACAGAAAAATTGGAGGAGCGCCATTAAATGTGGCTGCCCGAATGGCTTCATTGGGAATTGACACTCAAATTATCAGTCGAATTGGTGATGATGAAGCTGGAAAAGAATTGCTCCATTTTATTGATAAAAACGAAATAAACACAAAAAACATACAAATAGACAGTTCTCTTCCCACCGGTGAAGTACTAGTACAATTAGACGAAAAGGGCTCAGCATCTTACACCATCAATTACCCTGTAGCCTGGGATAAAATTGAAGCAACTTCAGAAGCTCAAAATGCAGTAAAAGATGCTGATGCATTAGTATTTGGCAGCTTGGCTTGCAGAGACATAACTTCTTATTTAAGTTTATTATCATTATTGAATGTTGCCAAATACAAAATATTTGATACTAACCTAAGGCCTCCTTTTTATAACAAAGAACTACTTTTGGATTTAATGGAAAAAGCCGATTTTATTAAATTCAATGATGATGAATTGTATGAAATTAGCACTTATTTAGATTCTCCCTACCACTCTTTGGAACAAAACATTTATTTCATTGCCGAAAAAACCAATACCCCACATATTTGTGTAACTAAAGGCAGTCACGGAGCTGTTTTACTTTATAACAAACAATTATTTTACAATAGTGGTTATAAAATAACCGTAGCAGATACTGTAGGTGCCGGTGATTCTTTTTTAGCAGGATTACTAACAAAATTACTAAACAGGGTTGAGCCTCAAAAAGCAATTGATTTTGCTTGTGGTTTAGGAGCCTTAGTTGCAAGCAAGGTTGGGGCAAATCCTAAAATCACTGAAAAAGCAATTATTAAATTTATGAATATTTAA